DNA from Acidobacteriota bacterium:
CAACCGCTACTGGCGGGACTTCTTCCTCGCCACGAACAGCAAGCGCGGAGCGTTCGCCGCCTGCTTCGAGTGCATGTACATCTGCCCGGTCGGGTCGCAGGACATCCGCAAGATCATGCGCATCCCCTACCGCCGGCAGGACCTGCCGCCTGGCAGCGTGGTGCACATCCGCGGCGACGAGGAACACGAACTCGTCTTCCGCGGCCCGCCCGGCGAGCGCGACCCCGAGTACATCCGCGACCGCGATTTCGACCACCTGGTACACCTTGGCGGATGAGCGCTCCGGCGGGCGGCAACGGCGCGGGTCCGGCCATCGACGCCGAGGCGATCCGATCCCGGGCGAAGACCCTCGGCATCGATCTGGTCGGCTTCTGCTCCTGGCAGGAACTCGAGACGGAGGCCCCGGACTACGACAAGCCGTCGCAGCTCTCGACCTACCTCACGCGGCTGGTCGTGCTCGCCAAGCGCTACCCGACCGGCGTCGCCCGCTCGCCCGACGCCGCGTTCCGCCAGTACGCCGTCGGCCGCGTGGCACGCCATCTCGAGGAGGCCGCCGGCGGGCTGGCCTACTGGCTGGAGCAGCGTGACGCGATCGCCTGCATCCTCTCGGCGGCGATCCCCGACCTGCGGCGCCAGCCGATGGCCTACGCCGGACCGGGCGGCCAGGGCTCCCTGCTCCTGAGGCAGGCCGCGGCCGCGGCAGGCCTGGGCACGCTCGGTCTGAACGAGATGATCCTGACGCCGGAGTACGGACCGCGCGTGTTCCTTGCGGGAGTCCTGACCGATGCAGCGGTCGACTGCGGGCAGCCCTTGGAAAAGGACCTCTGCCCCGGCCCGGAGGAATGCGGCCGCTGCGCCGAAGTCTGCCCCGTCGCGGCCATTCCGGACTCAGCGCAGGACGGCGCACCGCTGGCGGAGGTCCGCGGACTCGAGGCCGAAGCCTGCGCCCGGGCCTGCCAACCGTTCGGTCCCGACCGGATGGTCGAGCACCTCGCCGACCTGTTCGCGTCGAAGTCCGCCGCCGAGGCGGTCGAGATCGCCGAAAGCCCGGCAACGCAGCAGATCTTCTACAACCTCACCGTGCAACGGCAGGGGGCCTACACCGGCTGCCAGAGCTGCCAGATCGTGTGCCCGGTCGGCGAGGACTACGCGGGCCTCGTCGACTAGTTGGTATCCGGCCGATCGTCCGGCACGAAGCCGTCGCGGTTCGGCATCTCGACCCCGGGCAGGGTCTCCTGGTCCAGTACCGCGTCCGCGCCGACGATGCCTCCCAGGTGCAGCAGGTGGGCGACGACGGCGTAGATCTCGTCGTCGCTGAGCGAGCCCGGCGACTCATAGGGCATGGAGCGGCGAATGTAGTCCCAGAGGCTCGTGGCGTACGGCCAGTAGCTCTCGACCGTGCGCCGCGGCCGCTCTGAGGTCAGGCTGTCGCGGCCGCCGACGAGCGCCGCGGCCTCGTCGCCTTCGGCGTTCCGGCCGTGACAGGCGGCGCAGAACTGCTGGTAGACGGCCTTGCCCTCGCTGACAGTGCCGCGGCCTTCGGGCAGACCCTTGCCGTCGGGGAAGACGGTGTAGCCGGCGGCACCTAGTTCTTCGGCGGTGGCTTCGTGGCCGAGACCCGTGCGCTCCGATTCGTCGGCAGCGTGGGTAACTGGCACGGCGAGAAGGAGGAGGACGGCGCAGAAAGGAGCGAGGCTGACGCCTCGCGCGTTTCGACGCCGCCTTCGGCGGCAGCGGGTCAGAGGACCCGCGCACCCAGCGAGAAGCGAGCCCCTAAGCCTCGGCATTCGTCACCTCGCCCGACTCCTGGACCTCCCAGGCCTTGATCCGGTTGTTGTGGTAGATCGTCGACCTGCCTCTCGCCTCGAGCAGCGCCGCCAGGGTCGGCTGAACGTAGCCCGTGTCGTCCGTGGCCCGGGACATCAATACGTGCCGGCCGCCGTCCCAGCGCCAGGGCGAGCGGAAGCGGGTGAACGCCTTCGCAAGGCGCGGCCCCTCGAG
Protein-coding regions in this window:
- a CDS encoding cytochrome c — encoded protein: MPVTHAADESERTGLGHEATAEELGAAGYTVFPDGKGLPEGRGTVSEGKAVYQQFCAACHGRNAEGDEAAALVGGRDSLTSERPRRTVESYWPYATSLWDYIRRSMPYESPGSLSDDEIYAVVAHLLHLGGIVGADAVLDQETLPGVEMPNRDGFVPDDRPDTN